A portion of the Lolium rigidum isolate FL_2022 chromosome 1, APGP_CSIRO_Lrig_0.1, whole genome shotgun sequence genome contains these proteins:
- the LOC124708506 gene encoding DNA (cytosine-5)-methyltransferase 1-like: MAPRSPSPTAAAHAPARASSTRDRKSPKRFADEPLAVITKRPRGGYGASASGKKKKATKRKAANTAKKTRATTTRRKKDALADECADEPDLDALADDEADELAALEEDAGAGREATRRVAKRPAAKAKKWEEGDPEFVGAQVPADVARAKWPKRYQRDGKSTIGEEEEEVMARCHYEAAKVEEIIYNLGDDVYVRAGGEKADYIGRINEIFEGTDNGRYFNCQWFFRPEDTVILTAKLVDDHTHDPKRVFLSDEGNDNPLDCIVSKVKILQTDPKLHQAATAQLVEDYDLYYDMTYTMAYSTFANAVNGNCYINESLGISSNVDSEANTLLTTAALLDLYSGCGGMSTGLCLGAGLAGLKLETRWAVDFNSHACKSFKSNHPQTEVRNMKAEDFLCLLKEWALLCDKYVHSNNAGAAPPTEDEEEGELEKDEFVVDKLTEICYGGADRKSCIYFKVQWKGFGPEEDTWEPIENLCDCPLKIMEFVQEGYIRKILPLPGDVDVLCGGPPCQGISGFNRYRNRDEPLKDDKNRQIVIFMNIVSYLRPKYVLMENVVDILKFADGYLGRYALSHLVAMKYQSRMGIMVAGCYGLPQFRMRVFLWGALPTMALPKYALPTHHAVVRGGAPNAFFENIVAYNETQKPNLERALVLDDAISDLPEVGNDQPSDVMEYLVEPKTEFQCYHRLSRKEMLDCSFGDIAGPVEGKLLDHRPLKLNKDDFERVRRIPYKKVGANFRALEGVRVGPNNVVQFHPNIPRVYLESGKPLVPQYAMNFVGGKSLKPFGRLWGDETVQTVVTRAEPHNQAILHPSQARVLIVRENARLQGFPDYYQMDGPIKQRYMQVGNAVAVPVARALGYSLGLAYLHKHDGSSDPLFVLPANFFNPGQTEAIARASSVGLPAGKVDEE, from the exons ATGGCGCCGAGATCGCCTTCCCCCACCGCCGCAGCACACGCGCCGGCGCGGGCCTCGTCGACCCGCGACCGGAAGTCCCCGAAGAGGTTCGCCGACGAACCGCTCGCTGTCATCACCAAGCGCCCTCGCGGTGGCTATGGGGCGTCCGcctcagggaagaagaagaaggcgaccaAGCGGAAGGCGGCGAACACGGCGAAGAAGACCAGGGCGACCACGACCAGGAGGAAGAAGGATGCGCTGGCGGACGAGTGCGCGGACGAGCCGGACCTGGACGCGCTGGCGGACGACGAGGCCGACGAGCTCGCCGCCCTTGAAGAGGACGCGGGTGCGGGTCGTGAGGCGACCAGGCGAGTGGCTAAGCGGCCTGCCGCCAAGGCCAAAAAGTGGGAGGAGGGCGACCCGGAGTTCGTCGGCGCGCAGGTTCCCGCCGACGTGGCGCGCGCGAAATGGCCCAAGCGCTACCAGCGGGACGGCAAGAG CACGattggtgaggaggaggaggaggtgatggcAAGGTGCCATTACGAAGCAGCCAAGGTGGAAGAAATCATCTATAATCTGGGGGACGACGTCTATGTGAGG GCTGGGGGGGAAAAGGCAGATTATATTGGAAGGATTAATGAAATTTTCGAGGGCACCGACAACGGACGTTACTTCAACTGCCAATGGTTCTTTCGGCCCGAGGACACGGTGATTTTGACTGCCAAGTTGGTGGATGACCACACTCATGATCCAAAGCGTGTGTTTCTCTCTGACGAGGGAAATGATAACCCGCTGGACTGCATTGTGTCAAAAGTCAAGATATTGCAAACTGATCCCAAG CTTCATCAGGCAGCTACAGCCCAACTAGTGGAGGACTACGATCTTTACTATGACATGACCTACACCATGGCATACTCGACATTTGCAAACGCCGTAAATGGTAATTGTT ATATTAACGAAAGTTTAGGGATTTCATCTAATGTGGATTCGGAGGCTAACACCCTGCTGACAACAGCAGCGTTACTTGATCTTTATTCTGGTTGTGGTGGCATGTCCACTGGATTATGCTTGGGTGCAGGACTAGCTGGCCTGAAACTTGAGACG CGATGGGCAGTTGACTTTAACAGCCACGCATGCAAAAGCTTCAAATCTAACCATCCACAGACCGAG GTTCGGAACATGAAAGCGGAGGATTTCCTCTGTTTGCTCAAGGAATGGGCACTTCTTTGTGACAAATATGTTCACAGTAATAATGCTGGCGCAGCTCCTCCCACGGAGGATGAGGAAGAGGGTGAACTTGAAAAGGATGAGTTTGTTGTAGACAAGCTCACTGAAATCTGCTATGGTGGTGCTGATAGGAAAAGTTGCATCTATTTCAAA GTCCAGTGGAAAGGATTTGGCCCCGAAGAGGATACTTGGGAGCCCATTGAAAATCTTTG TGATTGCCCACTGAAAATAATGGAGTTTGTTCAAGAAGGTTACATACGAAAAATCTTGCCTTTGCCT GGTGATGTAGATGTCTTATGTGGGGGCCCGCCTTGTCAAGGGATAAGCGGGTTTAATCGGTATAGAAACCGTGACGAACCACTAAAAGATGACAAGAACAGACAGATAGTCATCTTCATGAACATCGTTTCTTATCTGCGGCCAAAATACGTTTTGATGGAAAACGTGGTGGATATCCTTAAATTCGCCGATGGATATTTGGGTAGGTATGCATTGAGCCATTTGGTGGCTATGAAATACCAGTCCCGGATGGGAATTATGGTAGCGGGCTGTTACGGTCTTCCACAGTTCAGAATGCGCGTCTTCCTTTGGGGTGCCCTCCCTACAATG GCGCTCCCAAAATATGCTCTTCCGACTCATCACGCCGTTGTACGAGGTGGAGCGCCAAATGCATTCTTT GAAAACATTGTAGCGTATAACGAAACTCAGAAGCCAAACTTGGAAAGGGCATTGGTTCTTGACGATGCTATTTCAGATTTGCCGGAG GTTGGTAACGATCAACCTAGTGATGTAATGGAATACCTTGTTGAACCAAAGACGGAATTTCAGTGCTACCACCGCCTTAGTCGCAAAG AAATGTTGGACTGCTCATTTGGAGATATAGCTGGTCCTGTAGAAGGAAAGCTATTGGATCACCGGCCTCTAAAGCTGAACAAAGATGATTTCGAGCGTGTGAGGCGGATACCATACAAGAAGGTTG GGGCCAACTTCCGTGCCTTGGAAGGTGTAAGAGTAGGGCCGAATAATGTTGTGCAGTTTCACCCTAATATTCCACGAGTTTACCTTGagtcgggcaaaccattg GTTCCTCAGTACGCGATGAATTTTGTGGGGGGCAAGTCTTTGAA GCCATTTGGACGACTATGGGGAGACGAGACAGTTCAAACAGTTGTGACCAGAGCTGAGCCACATAATCAG GCTATACTGCACCCAAGTCAGGCGCGTGTGTTGATTGTTCGCGAGAATGCAAGGCTGCAGGGGTTCCCGGACTATTACCAAATGGACGGACCCATCAAGCAACG